A genomic segment from Stappia indica encodes:
- a CDS encoding gluconate 2-dehydrogenase subunit 3 family protein yields the protein MAGTALAASRVLASDYGRGAGMPWSPMSGEVPYYGTGSERFFSHEERRAVAAICARLIPSDDDGPGASEADVVTFIDRQMAGFYGRAQHWYMQGPFAEGTSTQGYQSEHPPAMLYRLALAELDEHCRSQMGGPFAELTEEDQDAVLTGLDEEEIAFERVSAKTFFDLILENTVEGFFADPIYGGNRDMIGWRYVGFPGTRYDYRDFVGHNGAAIPLEPVSLQGRPGWSQP from the coding sequence ATGGCGGGCACCGCCCTTGCGGCATCTCGCGTCCTCGCCTCCGACTACGGGCGCGGGGCGGGCATGCCCTGGTCGCCGATGTCGGGGGAGGTGCCGTATTACGGCACCGGCAGCGAGCGCTTCTTCAGCCACGAGGAGCGACGGGCGGTGGCGGCGATCTGCGCAAGGCTCATCCCCAGCGACGACGACGGCCCGGGCGCGAGCGAGGCCGATGTCGTCACCTTCATCGACCGCCAGATGGCCGGCTTCTACGGCCGGGCCCAGCACTGGTACATGCAAGGCCCCTTCGCCGAAGGCACCTCGACGCAGGGCTACCAGAGCGAACACCCGCCGGCGATGCTGTACCGCCTCGCCCTTGCCGAGCTCGACGAGCATTGCCGCTCGCAGATGGGCGGTCCCTTCGCCGAACTGACCGAGGAAGACCAGGACGCGGTCCTCACCGGGCTCGACGAGGAGGAAATCGCGTTCGAGCGCGTCTCCGCCAAGACCTTCTTCGACCTCATCCTGGAAAACACCGTCGAAGGCTTCTTCGCCGACCCGATCTACGGCGGCAACCGCGACATGATCGGCTGGCGCTATGTCGGCTTTCCCGGCACCCGCTACGACTACCGCGACTTCGTCGGCCACAACGGCGCGGCCATTCCGCTCGAGCCCGTCAGCCTGCAGGGGCGTCCGGGCTGGTCGCAACCCTGA
- a CDS encoding PRC-barrel domain-containing protein: MTRYATKTAGVLLAATALSLLPHAAFAQQGNAPAGQEQQMRQQGQDQKAGQNAGQAGRQANAQVAGQCQERLEQSAERMREDQFWLTGWGAGYGTRPVGTPTAAPDGAARPGAETPASPTGVRQPMAGDPRGTVEGAYSPREQIRTLYFAAHILSQRGEQEGCDYVAGQLDAVYDDYTSQLTSAGVEPSEVTDWRREQLALAQPIDEVEGMRSYRIDNLTGTDVRNIDDETLGSVHDVVLDPATGSVSYVLVARGGFLGLGEEYVAVPWERLHATPGLETIVLTLSQEELEQAPTVDPAEFRNPGTREKSRGPVDEFWSGMDTR; encoded by the coding sequence ATGACCCGCTACGCAACCAAGACCGCCGGCGTTCTGCTCGCCGCCACCGCGCTGTCGCTGCTGCCGCATGCAGCATTTGCCCAGCAGGGGAATGCGCCGGCAGGCCAGGAGCAGCAGATGCGCCAGCAGGGCCAGGATCAGAAGGCCGGCCAGAACGCAGGTCAGGCCGGCCGGCAGGCCAATGCCCAGGTCGCGGGCCAGTGCCAGGAGCGGCTGGAACAGTCGGCCGAGCGCATGCGCGAGGATCAGTTCTGGCTGACGGGCTGGGGCGCCGGCTACGGCACGCGGCCCGTGGGTACGCCCACTGCCGCGCCGGACGGCGCCGCGCGGCCGGGCGCCGAGACGCCCGCTTCGCCGACCGGCGTTCGTCAGCCGATGGCCGGCGATCCGCGCGGTACGGTAGAAGGCGCCTATTCCCCGCGCGAGCAGATCCGCACGCTGTACTTCGCCGCCCATATCCTCTCCCAGCGCGGCGAGCAGGAGGGCTGCGACTATGTCGCCGGCCAGCTCGATGCGGTCTATGACGACTACACGAGCCAGCTCACTTCGGCCGGCGTCGAGCCGTCGGAAGTGACCGACTGGCGCCGCGAGCAGCTGGCTCTTGCCCAGCCGATCGACGAGGTCGAGGGCATGCGGTCCTATCGCATCGACAATCTGACCGGCACCGACGTGCGCAACATCGACGACGAGACCCTCGGCAGCGTTCACGACGTGGTGCTCGACCCGGCGACGGGCAGCGTCTCCTACGTGCTGGTCGCGCGCGGCGGCTTCCTCGGCCTTGGCGAGGAATATGTGGCCGTGCCCTGGGAGCGGCTGCATGCAACGCCGGGCCTTGAGACCATCGTCCTGACCCTCAGCCAGGAGGAACTCGAGCAGGCGCCGACCGTCGACCCGGCCGAGTTCCGCAACCCCGGCACGCGGGAGAAGTCCCGCGGTCCGGTCGACGAGTTCTGGTCGGGCATGGACACGCGCTGA
- a CDS encoding ferritin-like domain-containing protein, with protein MAKEKTLEDLFHDTLKDIYYAERKILKTLPKMQRAAQSDDLKKAFETHREETEGHVERLQKVFEILGKAPRGKTCDAIEGIIAEGEEIIDEFKGTPALDAGLISSAQAVEHYEITRYGTLHRWANELGLKDAAKLLQDTLKEEAKTDESLTKLADASANARAKAA; from the coding sequence ATGGCCAAGGAAAAGACCCTCGAAGACCTGTTCCACGACACGCTCAAGGACATCTATTACGCCGAGCGCAAGATCCTGAAGACGCTGCCGAAGATGCAGCGGGCGGCGCAGTCCGACGATCTGAAGAAGGCCTTCGAGACGCATCGCGAGGAGACCGAAGGCCATGTCGAGCGCCTGCAGAAGGTGTTCGAGATCCTCGGCAAGGCCCCGCGCGGCAAGACCTGCGATGCCATCGAGGGCATCATCGCGGAAGGCGAGGAGATCATCGACGAGTTCAAGGGCACCCCTGCCCTCGATGCCGGTCTGATCTCGTCCGCGCAGGCGGTCGAGCACTACGAGATCACCCGCTACGGCACCCTGCACCGCTGGGCCAACGAGCTGGGTCTCAAGGATGCGGCCAAGCTGCTCCAGGACACCTTGAAGGAAGAGGCGAAGACCGACGAGAGCCTGACCAAGCTCGCCGACGCCTCGGCCAACGCGCGCGCCAAGGCGGCCTGA
- a CDS encoding lysylphosphatidylglycerol synthase domain-containing protein encodes MSFYKLFLRLVIVMAIAGAAYLLYRTLSQYSLAEIMDSVRAIPAAYLARAFAFAAASYLCLTFFDWLAVRYAGKPLAWRRTALASFTALSIGHNVGVAALSSGAIRYRFYARWGLGVGDVAKVILFCGITVGLGLATMGGIALLLYPSTAEGLMGVNGPELKGMAIVCLSLPLAWIVLSAFVRGELSVRKWSVKLPPLPLAIGQVAAGTANYACVAACLHQLLAATSEVNYLEVAAIYVIGILASLISHVPGGLGVLEATVLYLQPGAEAVGALLVFRLVYFLVPLALGLPTLLASEYLLRPAGKRQQRAETPSGATPAADRRS; translated from the coding sequence ATGTCGTTCTACAAGTTGTTTCTTCGGCTCGTGATCGTGATGGCGATCGCCGGTGCAGCCTATCTGCTCTACCGGACGCTGAGCCAGTATTCGCTCGCCGAGATCATGGACTCCGTCCGCGCCATTCCGGCCGCGTATCTTGCCCGCGCCTTCGCCTTTGCCGCAGCGTCCTATCTTTGCCTCACCTTTTTCGACTGGCTGGCCGTGCGCTATGCCGGCAAGCCGCTCGCTTGGCGCCGCACGGCGCTCGCCTCCTTCACTGCCCTGTCCATCGGCCACAATGTCGGGGTCGCGGCGCTGTCCAGCGGCGCCATCCGCTACCGCTTCTATGCGCGCTGGGGCCTTGGCGTCGGGGATGTCGCCAAGGTGATCCTGTTCTGCGGCATCACCGTCGGGCTGGGACTGGCGACGATGGGCGGCATCGCTCTCTTGCTCTATCCCTCGACGGCGGAAGGGCTGATGGGCGTCAACGGGCCGGAGCTGAAGGGCATGGCGATCGTCTGCCTGTCGCTGCCCCTGGCCTGGATCGTCCTCTCCGCCTTCGTGCGCGGCGAACTGTCGGTCCGCAAATGGTCGGTGAAACTGCCGCCGCTGCCGCTTGCCATCGGCCAGGTCGCAGCGGGCACGGCCAACTATGCCTGCGTCGCCGCCTGCCTGCACCAGCTGCTCGCGGCAACCTCGGAGGTCAACTATCTCGAGGTGGCGGCGATCTATGTGATCGGCATCCTCGCCTCGCTGATCAGCCACGTGCCGGGCGGGCTGGGCGTGCTGGAGGCAACCGTGCTCTATCTGCAGCCCGGCGCGGAAGCCGTCGGCGCGCTGCTCGTCTTCCGCCTGGTGTATTTCCTGGTGCCGCTGGCGCTCGGCCTGCCGACCCTGCTGGCGAGCGAGTATCTCCTGCGCCCGGCAGGCAAGCGGCAGCAGCGCGCGGAAACGCCGTCCGGGGCGACGCCTGCCGCCGACCGCCGGTCCTGA
- the pyrC gene encoding dihydroorotase yields MTQLTIRTPDDWHLHLRDGAMLAGVLPHSSADFARAIIMPNLVPPVVTTAHAEAYRQRILAALPEGHDFTPLMVLYLTEGTEADDVEAGFRSGLVKAVKLYPAGATTNSHGGVRDFSKVTAVLERMAEIGLPLCVHGEVTDPSVDIFDREAVFLEKVLDPLRRRVPGLRVVLEHVTTRNGVEYVRSQEKDLAATITVHHLMINRNAIFAGGIRPHYYCLPVAKREEHRLALREAATSGDARFFLGTDSAPHVDPAKECGCGCAGIYTAPNAMACLAHVFEEEGALDKLEAFASLNGPAFYRLPPNEGQLVLEKREAPVPVPDKVVTGDGTVTVFDPMVPVRWTVAARRS; encoded by the coding sequence ATGACACAGCTGACGATCCGGACGCCCGACGACTGGCATCTCCACCTGCGCGACGGGGCGATGCTCGCCGGCGTCCTGCCGCACAGCTCCGCCGACTTCGCGCGTGCGATCATCATGCCGAACCTGGTGCCGCCGGTGGTCACCACCGCTCATGCGGAAGCCTATCGCCAGCGCATTCTCGCCGCCCTGCCCGAGGGGCACGACTTCACGCCCCTGATGGTGCTCTATCTGACGGAAGGCACCGAGGCGGACGATGTCGAGGCCGGTTTCCGCAGCGGTCTCGTCAAGGCGGTGAAGCTCTATCCGGCCGGAGCCACCACCAATTCGCATGGCGGCGTGCGCGACTTTTCCAAGGTCACCGCGGTGCTGGAGCGCATGGCCGAGATCGGCCTGCCGCTCTGCGTGCACGGCGAAGTGACGGACCCTTCCGTCGACATCTTCGACCGTGAGGCGGTGTTCCTGGAAAAGGTGCTCGATCCGCTGCGTCGGCGCGTTCCGGGCCTGCGCGTCGTGCTGGAGCATGTGACGACGCGCAACGGCGTCGAGTATGTGCGCTCGCAGGAGAAGGATCTCGCCGCGACGATCACGGTTCATCACCTGATGATCAACCGCAATGCGATCTTCGCCGGCGGCATCCGCCCGCACTACTACTGCCTGCCCGTCGCCAAGCGCGAGGAGCACCGGCTGGCGCTGCGCGAGGCGGCGACCTCGGGCGATGCGCGCTTCTTCCTCGGCACCGATTCGGCCCCGCATGTGGACCCGGCGAAGGAATGCGGCTGCGGCTGCGCCGGCATCTACACCGCGCCGAACGCGATGGCCTGCCTTGCCCATGTCTTCGAGGAGGAGGGCGCGCTCGACAAGCTCGAGGCCTTCGCCTCGCTCAACGGGCCGGCCTTCTACCGTCTGCCGCCGAACGAGGGCCAACTCGTGCTGGAAAAGCGCGAGGCGCCGGTCCCGGTGCCGGACAAGGTGGTGACGGGCGACGGCACGGTCACGGTTTTCGATCCCATGGTGCCGGTCCGCTGGACGGTCGCGGCCCGCAGGTCGTAA
- a CDS encoding Zn-dependent hydrolase, translating to MTALRKTGAYDRAEELRLAGFLFDEIARMSPDVEGVSRPAFSDIETRTLSFLEDFARREGLEVWYDAGLNANFCLPGDREAARYTVIGSHVDSVPFGGNFDGLAGVVAGLLCLVRARREGRKFAFPVHVLAMRGEESAWFGPCYIGSKALTGTLSASDLAARHKGDGRTLDAHMEAIGIDMAPVRAGKPLIDLSRIEAYLEVHIEQGPLLIGKAVPAAVVSGIRGNIRYRSLRCIGEAGHSGAVPRAFRRDPVLAMADLLVRLDESWATILAKGDDLVLTSGIVGTDPEKHAMTRIPDQVSFSLDIRSQSARVLDEMRDLLKTEMAQIERDRKVRFELDEELRVAPALCDAGLVARLSKAMETVGQEPFVMASGGGHDAAVFSAAGVPAGMVFVRNRNGSHNPQEAMELPDLLSATDIVHQYLMVAP from the coding sequence GTGACCGCGCTGAGGAAGACCGGGGCTTACGACCGCGCGGAGGAGCTGCGCCTTGCCGGCTTCCTCTTCGACGAGATCGCGCGCATGTCGCCGGACGTGGAAGGCGTCAGCCGTCCGGCCTTTTCCGACATCGAGACCAGGACGCTGTCCTTCCTGGAGGACTTCGCCCGCCGCGAGGGGCTGGAGGTCTGGTACGATGCCGGGCTCAACGCCAATTTCTGCCTGCCGGGCGACCGCGAGGCCGCGCGCTACACGGTCATCGGCTCGCATGTCGACAGCGTCCCCTTCGGCGGCAATTTCGACGGTCTCGCCGGTGTCGTCGCCGGGCTGCTGTGCCTGGTGCGGGCGCGGCGCGAGGGGCGCAAGTTCGCCTTCCCGGTGCATGTGCTTGCCATGCGCGGCGAGGAAAGCGCCTGGTTCGGCCCGTGCTATATCGGCTCCAAGGCGCTGACCGGCACGCTGTCCGCCTCCGACCTTGCCGCCCGCCACAAGGGCGACGGCCGCACGCTCGATGCGCATATGGAAGCCATCGGCATCGACATGGCGCCGGTGCGCGCCGGCAAGCCGCTGATCGACCTGTCGCGGATCGAGGCCTATCTCGAGGTGCATATCGAGCAGGGGCCGCTGCTGATCGGCAAGGCGGTCCCGGCCGCCGTGGTCTCCGGCATTCGCGGCAACATCCGCTACCGCTCCCTGCGCTGCATCGGCGAGGCCGGCCATTCGGGCGCCGTGCCGCGTGCCTTCCGCCGCGATCCGGTGCTGGCCATGGCCGACCTCCTGGTGCGGCTCGACGAAAGCTGGGCAACGATTCTCGCCAAGGGCGACGATCTGGTGCTGACCAGCGGCATCGTCGGCACCGACCCGGAAAAGCACGCGATGACGCGCATTCCCGACCAGGTGTCCTTCAGTCTCGACATCCGCAGCCAGAGCGCGCGGGTGCTGGACGAGATGCGCGACCTGCTGAAGACGGAGATGGCGCAGATCGAGCGGGACCGGAAAGTGCGCTTCGAGCTCGACGAGGAGTTGCGCGTTGCCCCCGCCCTGTGCGATGCCGGTCTCGTCGCGCGCCTGAGCAAGGCCATGGAGACAGTCGGCCAGGAGCCGTTCGTGATGGCGAGCGGCGGCGGACACGATGCGGCGGTCTTCTCGGCCGCCGGCGTGCCGGCCGGCATGGTCTTCGTGCGCAATCGCAACGGCTCGCACAATCCGCAGGAGGCGATGGAGCTGCCCGATCTCCTTTCCGCCACCGATATCGTCCATCAATATCTTATGGTTGCGCCATGA
- a CDS encoding dihydroorotate dehydrogenase, whose product MVDLSVDIGSLTLKNPIMPASGTFSEELAEVFDIECLGAHVTKTITRGLRDGNPTPRVCEVGSSMLNSIGIPSKGVGAFLDKVVPFYQAYETPLVVSISGNTADEFARLCSEVTVEGVAAIEVNISCPNIEEDGKAFAIRPSSTYDVMQKLRAATHLPLWAKLTPNTGETPEVARAAQEGGADALVVANTLLAMAIDIRTRRPKLGNLMGGLSGPSLKPIALRMAYQCAKSTTIPVIGCGGISTAEDVIEFLIAGATAVQVGTATFINPTAMVTVIAELESYLEREKLSSVRDLIGTLIDEEQKEGVVFMEAAP is encoded by the coding sequence ATGGTAGACCTGTCCGTCGACATCGGCAGCTTGACGCTGAAGAACCCGATCATGCCGGCCTCCGGGACATTCTCGGAGGAACTGGCCGAGGTCTTCGACATCGAGTGCCTCGGCGCCCATGTGACCAAGACGATCACAAGGGGCCTGCGCGACGGCAACCCGACGCCGCGCGTGTGCGAGGTCGGCTCGTCGATGCTCAATTCCATCGGCATCCCGAGCAAGGGCGTCGGCGCCTTCCTCGACAAGGTGGTGCCGTTCTACCAGGCCTACGAGACGCCGCTGGTCGTGTCGATCTCCGGCAACACGGCGGACGAGTTCGCCCGCCTGTGCTCGGAAGTGACGGTGGAGGGCGTTGCCGCCATCGAGGTCAACATCTCCTGTCCGAACATCGAGGAAGACGGCAAGGCCTTCGCCATCCGTCCCTCCTCGACCTACGACGTGATGCAGAAGCTGCGTGCGGCGACGCATCTGCCGCTGTGGGCCAAGCTGACGCCCAACACCGGCGAGACGCCGGAAGTGGCGCGCGCGGCGCAGGAAGGCGGCGCCGATGCGCTGGTCGTCGCCAACACGTTGCTGGCCATGGCCATCGACATCCGCACCCGCCGGCCGAAGCTCGGCAACCTGATGGGCGGCCTGTCGGGTCCCTCGCTGAAGCCCATCGCTCTGCGCATGGCCTATCAGTGCGCCAAGTCGACGACCATTCCGGTGATCGGCTGCGGCGGCATCTCCACCGCCGAGGACGTGATCGAGTTCCTCATTGCCGGTGCCACCGCCGTGCAGGTGGGCACCGCCACCTTCATCAATCCGACCGCGATGGTCACCGTCATCGCCGAGCTGGAGAGCTATCTGGAGCGCGAGAAGCTCTCGTCCGTCCGCGACCTGATCGGCACGCTGATCGACGAGGAGCAGAAGGAGGGCGTCGTGTTCATGGAGGCGGCACCGTGA
- a CDS encoding dihydroorotate dehydrogenase electron transfer subunit gives MTSVLTRPASAAGGRAQPVVFERDLDVLSNDPVNGEYMRLVLAAPREMLDLCRAGQFFNLLCPALGGETPYLRRPMSIYGFYPERGELHFLYKVTGAGTRALSQLGAGDALNVMGPLGQGFRIDDDWQRLVLVARGVGLATLAPLALEANRLGRHLTAICSARHPDLLMSIDYFRELGAEIIPVTDAEGTSSLENLEKVIEERIAGPGIDAFYTCGSNRLLTLLQRIGKRHGIPGEIALEQQMACGLGMCHCCVRPFRKGDKTVQLRVCREGPVFDIQEAMPW, from the coding sequence ATGACCAGCGTTCTGACAAGACCCGCTTCCGCTGCCGGCGGACGGGCCCAGCCCGTCGTCTTCGAGCGGGACCTCGATGTGCTCTCCAACGACCCGGTCAACGGCGAGTACATGCGCCTCGTCCTGGCGGCCCCGCGCGAGATGCTCGATCTCTGCCGGGCCGGCCAGTTCTTCAACCTGCTGTGCCCGGCGCTCGGCGGCGAGACGCCCTATCTGCGGCGGCCGATGAGCATCTACGGCTTCTATCCCGAGCGCGGCGAGCTGCACTTCCTCTACAAGGTTACGGGCGCCGGCACCCGGGCGCTTTCGCAGCTTGGCGCGGGCGATGCGCTCAACGTCATGGGCCCGCTCGGCCAGGGCTTCCGCATCGACGACGACTGGCAGCGGCTGGTTCTCGTCGCCCGCGGCGTCGGCCTTGCAACGCTGGCGCCGCTGGCGCTGGAGGCCAACCGCCTCGGCCGGCATCTGACCGCGATCTGCAGCGCCCGCCATCCGGACCTGTTGATGTCCATCGACTATTTCCGCGAGCTGGGGGCCGAGATCATCCCGGTCACCGACGCGGAAGGCACCTCGTCGCTCGAGAACCTGGAAAAGGTGATCGAGGAGAGGATCGCAGGTCCCGGCATCGATGCCTTCTACACCTGCGGCTCCAACCGCCTGCTGACCCTGTTGCAGCGCATCGGCAAGCGCCACGGCATTCCGGGCGAGATCGCGCTGGAGCAGCAGATGGCCTGTGGCCTGGGCATGTGCCACTGCTGCGTCCGGCCGTTCCGCAAGGGCGACAAGACCGTGCAGCTGCGCGTGTGCCGCGAAGGACCCGTCTTCGATATCCAGGAGGCCATGCCATGGTAG
- a CDS encoding TRAP transporter large permease — MILLFLIVALAVVLLIAGFEMFLVLGVPALLIKQFFYGSLPDPVVVQKILGGINHSTLLAIPFFILAAELMGEGQIARRLTSLVQSLLGHRKGGIGYTIVGGSMAFGSVSGSAPATVAAMGRLVYPEMRKAGFSDKFSLGLIASSAETALLIPPSITFIIYGWMTGTSVARLFVAGMAVGLVLGLVFAIMVAIEARRAGVSAGERTSWGDRLRAVVHSGWALGMPAIILGGIYSGVFTPTEAAAVSVVYAIFVEMVVFRELTLAKLFKVTERAAVSTAIIFILLALGGLLSYFITLAQIPGQILEFLAAVDAGPIVFLLVVNVVFLIAGMFIDPNSALLILVPPLYPVAMAMGIDPVHFGMIVTLNISAGMITPPFGLDLFVASSTLGKPVMTIISGIWPFVIANLVALGIITYIPSISTFLPNLVFG, encoded by the coding sequence ATGATTCTCCTCTTCCTCATCGTTGCGCTGGCCGTCGTGCTGCTGATCGCGGGCTTCGAGATGTTTCTCGTGCTCGGCGTGCCGGCCCTCTTGATCAAGCAGTTCTTCTACGGCTCCCTGCCGGATCCGGTCGTGGTGCAGAAGATCCTCGGCGGCATCAACCATTCGACGCTGCTCGCCATCCCCTTCTTCATCCTGGCGGCGGAGCTGATGGGCGAGGGCCAGATCGCCCGCCGGCTCACCAGCCTCGTCCAGTCGCTGCTCGGCCATCGCAAGGGCGGCATCGGCTACACCATCGTCGGCGGCTCGATGGCCTTCGGCTCCGTGTCCGGCTCGGCGCCGGCGACGGTGGCGGCGATGGGCCGGCTGGTCTATCCGGAAATGCGCAAGGCCGGCTTCAGCGACAAGTTCTCGCTCGGCCTCATCGCCTCCAGCGCCGAGACGGCGCTGCTGATCCCGCCGTCGATCACCTTCATCATCTACGGCTGGATGACCGGCACCTCGGTCGCGCGCCTGTTCGTCGCCGGCATGGCCGTCGGCCTGGTGCTCGGCCTGGTCTTCGCCATCATGGTCGCCATCGAGGCGCGCCGCGCCGGGGTTTCGGCCGGAGAGCGCACCTCCTGGGGCGACCGGCTGCGTGCCGTCGTACATTCCGGCTGGGCGCTCGGCATGCCGGCGATCATCCTCGGCGGCATCTATTCTGGCGTCTTCACCCCGACCGAGGCCGCTGCCGTCAGCGTCGTCTACGCCATCTTCGTGGAGATGGTCGTGTTCCGCGAGCTGACCCTGGCGAAGCTGTTCAAGGTGACCGAGCGGGCGGCCGTGTCCACCGCCATCATCTTCATCCTGCTGGCGCTCGGCGGCCTGCTCTCCTACTTCATCACGCTGGCGCAGATCCCCGGGCAGATCCTGGAGTTCCTGGCCGCCGTCGATGCCGGGCCGATCGTCTTCCTGCTGGTGGTCAACGTCGTCTTCCTGATCGCGGGCATGTTCATCGATCCGAATTCGGCGCTGCTGATCCTCGTGCCGCCGCTCTATCCGGTGGCGATGGCGATGGGCATCGACCCGGTGCATTTCGGCATGATCGTCACGCTCAACATCTCCGCCGGCATGATCACGCCACCCTTCGGGCTGGATCTGTTCGTGGCGTCCTCGACGCTCGGCAAGCCGGTGATGACGATCATTTCCGGTATCTGGCCCTTCGTGATCGCCAACCTCGTTGCGCTCGGGATCATCACCTACATCCCGTCGATCTCCACCTTCCTGCCCAATCTGGTGTTCGGATGA
- a CDS encoding TRAP transporter small permease: MRSALSVLRTVERCALVSIFLTMAGLYFVNVLVRASGSPLASSLGWIEEAVRLMNLYLVFLALGYALEIGRHVAVDTWRSRIAEATRLPVQRIIDAVGFLFSLYLVWLAWKMTLFVFGSGQRSPTLGLEMGWIYVAPLVGFGLLALRYLLSFLGLIDRTPAREADEA, from the coding sequence ATGCGCAGCGCTCTTTCGGTCCTGCGCACCGTCGAACGGTGCGCACTCGTTTCGATTTTTCTGACGATGGCGGGGCTCTACTTCGTCAATGTCCTGGTTCGCGCCTCGGGCAGTCCCCTTGCCTCCAGCCTCGGCTGGATCGAGGAGGCGGTCCGGTTGATGAACCTCTACCTGGTCTTCCTCGCCCTCGGCTACGCGCTCGAGATCGGCCGGCACGTCGCCGTCGATACCTGGCGGTCCCGCATCGCCGAGGCGACCCGCCTGCCGGTCCAGCGCATCATTGATGCCGTCGGCTTCCTCTTTTCGCTCTATCTCGTCTGGCTCGCCTGGAAGATGACGCTGTTCGTCTTCGGCTCCGGCCAGAGAAGCCCGACGCTGGGCCTCGAGATGGGTTGGATCTATGTCGCGCCCCTGGTTGGCTTCGGGCTGCTTGCCCTGCGCTACCTGCTGAGCTTCCTCGGGTTGATCGACCGCACGCCGGCACGGGAGGCCGACGAGGCATGA
- a CDS encoding TRAP transporter substrate-binding protein, translating to MTHTVRKLAATAVLAVAGVAFSTGAFAADFVAKIGHLESTQQSRHVHLEKVAALVAERTNGAVEFQIFPQGQLGQQREMTEGVQLGSLEATVAPAAFLGGFNPVVSILDIPFLLPEDDAKAQELRSGTFGKALCESFESRGVECLMLWPNGRKNFSSSKPLASMEDFSGQKFRVMDSSILIEQFKSVGASAIALPFGELYTSLQTGVVDAQENPLDTIRAMKFYEVQKYLVLSNHGAMEDVILFNPTFWASLPEEYRTIITDAFAEVVPDLIAHKKASVASSLEEIKAAGVEVRELSAEEKAAFRETMYPAARNAYIQGAGEEGLELVNLYEQEYATITK from the coding sequence ATGACACATACTGTTCGCAAACTGGCCGCAACGGCCGTTCTCGCCGTTGCCGGTGTCGCCTTCTCGACCGGTGCCTTCGCGGCGGATTTCGTCGCCAAGATCGGCCATCTGGAGTCGACCCAGCAGTCCCGCCACGTGCACCTTGAAAAGGTTGCGGCACTGGTCGCCGAGCGCACCAACGGCGCCGTCGAGTTCCAGATCTTCCCGCAGGGCCAGCTCGGCCAGCAGCGCGAGATGACCGAGGGCGTGCAGCTCGGCTCGCTCGAGGCGACCGTCGCTCCGGCTGCCTTCCTCGGCGGCTTCAACCCGGTCGTGTCGATCCTCGACATTCCCTTCCTGCTGCCGGAAGACGATGCCAAGGCGCAGGAGCTGCGCTCGGGCACCTTCGGCAAGGCGCTGTGCGAGTCCTTCGAGAGCCGCGGCGTCGAGTGCCTGATGCTCTGGCCGAACGGCCGGAAGAACTTCTCCTCCAGCAAGCCGCTGGCCTCCATGGAAGACTTCTCGGGCCAGAAGTTCCGCGTGATGGATTCCAGCATCCTGATCGAGCAGTTCAAGTCCGTCGGCGCTTCCGCCATCGCGCTGCCCTTCGGCGAGCTCTACACCTCGCTGCAGACCGGCGTCGTCGATGCCCAGGAGAACCCGCTCGACACCATCCGCGCCATGAAGTTCTACGAGGTGCAGAAGTACCTCGTGCTCTCCAACCACGGCGCGATGGAGGACGTGATCCTCTTCAACCCGACCTTCTGGGCGAGCCTTCCGGAAGAGTACCGCACCATCATCACCGACGCCTTCGCCGAGGTCGTCCCGGACCTGATCGCCCACAAGAAGGCCTCGGTCGCCTCCTCGCTGGAAGAGATCAAGGCTGCCGGCGTCGAGGTGCGCGAGCTCTCCGCCGAGGAGAAGGCCGCGTTCCGCGAGACCATGTACCCGGCTGCCCGTAACGCCTACATCCAGGGCGCCGGCGAGGAAGGCCTCGAGCTGGTGAACCTGTACGAGCAGGAATACGCTACGATTACCAAGTAA